In one Stenotrophomonas maltophilia genomic region, the following are encoded:
- a CDS encoding response regulator transcription factor: MPVEFIIADDHPVVTIGVARLIAAHPDLSLRGCARNSSELVNLLATTSVQVAVIDYSMPGGEYGDGLSLIRFLLRRFPRTALVLLTGNDSSHIIEHAQRAGVKCIVAKSDPLEYLPPAILAAAVGRNHLSPRMLELASLHEQLPGVVLSGRELEVLRLLVEGYSQREVARQLCRSVQTISAQKRSAMKKLGLNSTIDVHRYAAANGWVTCADGG; the protein is encoded by the coding sequence ATGCCTGTCGAATTCATCATCGCCGATGATCACCCCGTGGTCACCATCGGCGTTGCCCGGCTCATCGCCGCACACCCGGACCTGTCCCTGCGGGGGTGTGCCAGGAATTCGAGCGAGCTCGTCAACCTGCTGGCCACCACCAGCGTGCAGGTCGCGGTGATCGACTACTCGATGCCGGGTGGCGAGTACGGAGACGGTCTGTCATTGATCCGCTTCCTCCTGCGACGCTTTCCTCGCACGGCGCTCGTCCTGCTCACCGGGAACGACAGCAGCCACATCATCGAGCATGCGCAGCGGGCCGGCGTGAAATGCATCGTTGCCAAGTCCGATCCGCTGGAGTACCTGCCACCGGCCATTCTCGCCGCGGCGGTCGGCAGGAACCACCTGTCGCCGCGGATGCTCGAACTCGCTTCGCTGCATGAGCAGTTGCCGGGCGTGGTGCTGTCCGGGCGCGAGCTGGAGGTCCTGCGCCTTCTGGTCGAAGGTTACAGCCAGCGCGAGGTGGCCCGCCAGTTGTGCCGCAGCGTACAGACCATCAGTGCACAGAAGCGCTCGGCGATGAAGAAGCTCGGCCTCAACAGCACCATCGATGTCCATCGCTATGCTGCTGCCAATGGCTGGGTGACCTGTGCCGATGGCGGATAG
- a CDS encoding response regulator transcription factor → MKDRVEDVVIADDHPITRFAVEAIVDEQAGFQCLASVANGVELLDLLAVQPADVAVVDYSMPAGDGCDGLALVDTLCSRYPALRIVVLTALDQWPIIQVLLTRGVAAVVSKSDDLRHVARALLAASQGRRYFSPAILASRDVNGFDSAGELLSPREAQVVHLLLAGKGVNEIALELAVTKQTVSTQKRAAMRKLGVSSNAELFRFASELGLE, encoded by the coding sequence ATGAAAGACCGAGTCGAGGATGTTGTCATTGCCGACGATCATCCGATCACACGCTTTGCGGTTGAGGCGATCGTCGATGAGCAGGCAGGATTCCAATGCCTGGCCAGCGTTGCAAACGGCGTCGAACTGCTGGACCTCCTCGCTGTCCAGCCTGCCGATGTTGCCGTCGTCGACTACTCCATGCCCGCTGGCGACGGCTGCGATGGCCTGGCGTTGGTGGATACGTTGTGCAGCAGGTACCCGGCACTGCGCATCGTGGTTCTCACCGCGCTGGACCAGTGGCCGATCATCCAGGTTCTGCTCACGCGCGGGGTGGCCGCGGTGGTCAGCAAGTCGGATGACCTGCGGCATGTCGCCAGAGCGTTGCTGGCCGCATCCCAGGGACGCCGGTATTTCTCACCCGCCATCCTGGCCAGCCGCGATGTGAACGGATTCGATTCCGCCGGCGAACTGCTCTCGCCTCGCGAAGCACAGGTGGTACATCTGCTCCTGGCGGGCAAGGGCGTGAATGAGATTGCGCTTGAGCTGGCGGTCACCAAGCAGACGGTCAGCACCCAGAAGCGTGCGGCAATGCGCAAGCTCGGCGTGAGCAGCAATGCCGAACTTTTCAGGTTCGCATCGGAGTTGGGACTGGAATGA
- a CDS encoding ATP-binding protein: MKRSTGMAGLLAAAALLLCALATGVHHSSRNHDATQARIIRVAADPQLDGGRAVGFATGKGASAYRYMMHIAGLAGVRFQFVPTRSPADAYRHLQAGTVDLVPSVMDLDLPQDDRFLVSPPYYEGRTLLFSRAAGPGFATLGALSGHVVAVREGSQYVDWIRRHHPDIKVLEFTGVPQILGAVESGTADAALGTDALYNPVIRRYFQHTLVASGAVAELPIVVRAVVRREDKALLDTIDSGLRALSVAHHRDVIDGWLETVYRTPPSVGAILLYYRTEAISAALVLLALAFAAYQMKRSRDLAKRAAQEKARMLAVVSHEIRNSANALLSATDLLGKGPVLPEQEEALDAALASASSLSLLLNNALEYSRFEGGSRAAEPTRVALRPLIEESVRAFRPQARERNVTCHVELPCGEPGDLWIDPIVVRQVVVNLLSNAIKFTRNGDVRVRLWVEAGTSGHCTLNIEVIDSGIGMSAEERDALFSDYWQSQQGRALGGAGLGLSICSRITQRLGGSIQVESSPGKGSRFHVVLPARHARACEPSAPTLALQQQATATHGNPSVLIVEDHIYSARMFKAQIEAMGLSVTLATDAAHALRVIRTAPQFGSILLDCNLPDMDGYALCRRIRAIEHSRRQGRASILAISAMEGVEHAKECAEAGFDHVVTKPLPTFQLRAWLGRGPGDEIARGMLEIFWESYDSDLQDLQVAVEAGVWGKASDMAHRICGSAAIAGERGIEAIARALMPALRQRTADPASASDIARLIEDLRWYAAHGTRMQQAPLAAAPCASSAARGRVPVEERGIASVQGHPQD; this comes from the coding sequence ATGAAACGATCAACAGGAATGGCCGGGCTGCTGGCTGCAGCCGCGCTTCTGCTCTGCGCGCTTGCCACGGGAGTCCATCACTCCTCCCGCAACCACGACGCCACGCAGGCGCGCATCATCCGTGTGGCCGCCGATCCGCAGTTGGATGGAGGACGTGCGGTTGGCTTCGCCACCGGGAAAGGTGCTTCCGCCTATCGCTACATGATGCACATCGCCGGGCTCGCGGGCGTCCGCTTCCAGTTCGTACCCACCCGATCACCTGCGGACGCCTATCGGCACCTTCAGGCAGGCACGGTTGATCTGGTGCCTTCGGTCATGGACCTGGATCTTCCGCAGGATGACCGCTTCCTGGTGTCGCCGCCCTACTACGAGGGCAGGACACTGCTGTTCTCGCGCGCGGCGGGGCCCGGATTCGCTACGCTGGGCGCGCTGTCCGGCCACGTGGTCGCCGTACGCGAGGGCAGCCAGTACGTCGACTGGATCCGGCGCCATCATCCGGATATCAAGGTGCTGGAGTTCACGGGAGTGCCGCAGATCCTCGGTGCGGTCGAGTCGGGAACGGCGGATGCGGCGCTGGGAACCGATGCGCTGTACAACCCGGTGATCCGCCGATACTTCCAGCATACCCTGGTCGCGTCCGGTGCGGTCGCGGAGCTGCCGATCGTGGTGCGTGCGGTGGTCAGGCGCGAGGACAAGGCGCTGCTGGACACCATCGACAGCGGACTCCGCGCGCTTTCGGTCGCCCATCACCGGGATGTGATCGATGGCTGGCTGGAGACGGTGTACCGCACGCCGCCCTCGGTCGGCGCAATCCTGCTGTACTACCGGACGGAAGCGATTTCCGCCGCCCTCGTCCTGCTGGCGCTGGCGTTCGCGGCCTACCAGATGAAGCGATCACGGGATCTGGCCAAACGCGCCGCGCAGGAGAAGGCAAGGATGCTGGCCGTGGTCAGCCATGAAATCCGCAACTCGGCCAATGCGCTGCTTTCGGCAACCGACCTGCTCGGCAAGGGACCCGTGCTTCCGGAGCAGGAAGAGGCCCTCGATGCAGCCCTGGCCAGTGCCTCCAGCCTCAGTCTTCTGCTGAACAACGCATTGGAGTACTCGCGATTTGAAGGAGGCAGCCGCGCAGCGGAGCCAACGCGGGTCGCGCTGCGCCCCCTGATCGAGGAGTCGGTGCGCGCGTTCCGCCCGCAGGCGCGCGAGCGCAACGTGACATGCCATGTGGAACTGCCCTGTGGCGAGCCGGGCGATCTGTGGATCGATCCCATCGTGGTGCGGCAGGTGGTCGTCAACCTGTTGTCCAACGCGATCAAGTTCACACGCAACGGTGACGTACGTGTACGCCTGTGGGTGGAGGCCGGCACGTCCGGGCACTGCACGCTGAACATCGAGGTCATCGACAGCGGTATCGGCATGAGTGCCGAGGAGCGCGACGCCTTGTTCTCCGACTACTGGCAGAGCCAGCAGGGACGCGCCCTGGGCGGTGCTGGCCTGGGCCTGTCCATCTGCTCGCGCATCACGCAGCGGCTGGGGGGTTCCATCCAGGTGGAGAGCAGCCCCGGAAAAGGCAGTCGCTTCCACGTCGTGCTTCCCGCACGTCACGCGCGAGCCTGCGAACCTTCCGCTCCCACGCTCGCACTCCAACAGCAGGCGACCGCCACGCACGGAAATCCATCGGTACTGATCGTGGAAGATCACATCTACAGTGCACGGATGTTCAAGGCGCAGATCGAGGCGATGGGGCTGTCGGTGACCTTGGCGACGGATGCTGCGCATGCCCTGCGCGTGATCCGGACGGCTCCTCAGTTCGGCTCGATCCTGCTGGACTGCAACCTGCCCGACATGGATGGCTACGCACTGTGCCGGCGGATCCGCGCGATTGAGCACTCGCGGCGGCAAGGACGTGCCAGCATCCTGGCGATCTCAGCGATGGAGGGCGTTGAACATGCGAAGGAGTGCGCCGAGGCGGGGTTCGATCACGTCGTGACCAAACCTCTCCCCACCTTCCAGCTCAGGGCCTGGCTGGGCCGCGGACCGGGGGACGAGATCGCACGCGGAATGCTGGAGATCTTCTGGGAATCGTATGACAGCGACCTGCAGGATCTCCAGGTCGCGGTCGAGGCGGGCGTCTGGGGCAAGGCCAGCGACATGGCCCACCGCATCTGCGGCAGCGCGGCCATCGCTGGCGAGCGTGGCATCGAAGCCATCGCGCGGGCCCTGATGCCGGCACTGCGCCAACGCACGGCAGACCCGGCGTCGGCCAGTGACATCGCCCGCCTCATCGAAGACCTGCGATGGTATGCGGCGCATGGCACGCGGATGCAGCAGGCGCCGCTGGCAGCGGCGCCGTGCGCTTCCTCCGCCGCACGCGGCCGCGTCCCCGTCGAGGAACGCGGCATCGCCTCAGTGCAAGGGCACCCGCAGGACTGA
- a CDS encoding S15 peptidase family protein, translating into MRKMLLLLILLTGLSPAAWAVTVTTTHQTIPSWDGTPLGVFVIQPQGQGEGRLPLLVMPSSWAVPSVEYVGVAQALAQRGYIVLSYSSRGFWESGGAIDIAGPATVEDVSALIDWALDNTRADPARIGVSGISYGAGTSLLAAARDPRIKAVAALSGWADLQAALYSNNTPSAQGIALLVAAGLATGRPGEELATINRRVVTGNFQGAVESLLPVAALRSPSASVAEINANRPAIFLANAFNDSLFPPGQLVDFFNALTGPKQLQLRHGDHALNEALGALGVPNEVYASVGDWFDHYLKGVANGIDRAPAVQLKSQKGSWNTYADWQATRAGATQYALTAPGGLLLPTGGLVENGRSSGWSYRIGSGLPTAANSGVAMVSGSLQMINVAPGAYVPFIGRNAAGVWQSPVYWSARRLDGMPEVRVTVTPSRADTTLYAYLFVEDVLGNGQLISHKPYTLRSATPGQASTLDLRLEASSWNIPAGSRLTLVIDTVDLRYAGVSQLGGTVTFSSPANAPSVLRVPLH; encoded by the coding sequence ATGCGCAAGATGCTGCTGCTGTTGATCCTGTTGACCGGCCTGTCACCTGCCGCTTGGGCGGTGACCGTTACCACCACCCATCAGACGATACCCAGCTGGGACGGAACACCGCTCGGGGTATTCGTCATCCAGCCGCAGGGGCAGGGCGAGGGACGCCTTCCGCTGCTGGTCATGCCCAGCAGTTGGGCCGTTCCCAGCGTGGAATATGTCGGCGTCGCGCAGGCGTTGGCCCAGCGTGGCTATATCGTGCTCAGCTACAGTTCGCGCGGATTCTGGGAGTCGGGTGGGGCAATCGACATCGCCGGACCCGCCACCGTGGAGGATGTCAGCGCGCTGATCGACTGGGCGCTGGACAACACCCGGGCCGATCCCGCCCGCATCGGTGTGTCCGGCATCTCCTACGGCGCCGGCACCAGTCTGCTGGCGGCGGCGCGTGATCCGCGCATCAAGGCGGTGGCCGCACTGAGCGGCTGGGCCGACCTGCAGGCGGCGCTGTACAGCAACAACACGCCCAGCGCGCAGGGCATTGCCCTGCTGGTGGCCGCTGGCCTGGCCACCGGCCGTCCCGGTGAGGAGCTGGCCACGATCAACCGCAGGGTGGTGACCGGCAACTTCCAGGGCGCGGTCGAATCGCTGCTGCCGGTTGCGGCACTGCGCAGCCCATCGGCCAGCGTGGCGGAGATCAACGCCAACCGCCCCGCCATCTTCCTGGCCAATGCCTTCAACGACAGCCTGTTCCCGCCCGGCCAGCTGGTGGACTTCTTCAATGCGTTGACTGGCCCCAAGCAGCTGCAGCTGCGTCATGGCGATCATGCCCTCAACGAGGCGCTGGGTGCGCTGGGGGTGCCGAATGAGGTCTACGCCTCGGTGGGGGACTGGTTCGATCACTACCTCAAGGGCGTGGCGAACGGCATCGACCGTGCCCCGGCCGTGCAGCTGAAGTCGCAGAAGGGCAGCTGGAACACCTATGCAGACTGGCAGGCGACCCGTGCCGGGGCGACCCAGTACGCGCTGACCGCGCCGGGCGGACTGCTGCTTCCCACGGGCGGCCTGGTCGAGAACGGGCGCAGCAGTGGCTGGAGCTACCGCATCGGCAGTGGCCTGCCGACCGCTGCCAACTCCGGTGTCGCGATGGTGTCCGGCTCCCTGCAGATGATCAACGTTGCGCCTGGCGCCTACGTGCCCTTCATCGGCCGCAATGCCGCCGGCGTCTGGCAGAGCCCGGTCTACTGGAGCGCCCGTCGCCTGGACGGCATGCCGGAAGTGCGCGTCACCGTCACCCCCAGCCGGGCCGATACCACGCTCTATGCGTATCTGTTCGTCGAGGACGTCCTCGGCAACGGGCAGCTGATCAGCCACAAGCCGTACACCCTGCGCAGCGCGACCCCAGGGCAGGCCAGCACGCTCGATCTGCGTCTTGAAGCGAGCAGCTGGAACATCCCGGCCGGAAGCCGGCTGACCCTGGTGATCGACACCGTGGACCTGCGCTATGCCGGCGTCAGCCAGCTTGGCGGAACGGTCACCTTCAGTTCCCCGGCCAACGCACCTTCAGTCCTGCGGGTGCCCTTGCACTGA